A stretch of the Drosophila sulfurigaster albostrigata strain 15112-1811.04 chromosome 2L, ASM2355843v2, whole genome shotgun sequence genome encodes the following:
- the LOC133834998 gene encoding alpha-1-inhibitor 3 isoform X4, with product MAELVKCEGQYTIVGPGTIHSHRDYNVAVAVHNTKEPVTLKVGITGPSHNETQTVELAKPDEFKQITFSLPPLKSGDYNLTAEGVSGLEFKNTTKLEWAEFKAYVKIQTDKGKYKPGDTINYRVLFLDENLKPDKADDNVVVWFEDSKRNRIKEEKHIKTRSGVYTGKFVLSEFATLGSWSLIAQNGGSYYSDERVYFDVEKYVLPKYSISMDATQSVSVKDGDMQVVVRANYTYGKPVNGKVLLNLHTDESSTWSNVDGKTVRTDTPGYAIIRTADMVNGKAKFDINVKEFENHLPYKTSATYAQILATVEEDFTGVKLNETGGTLIYPYRYEMTCTDYSSCYSFVPDKEHEIIFKITLVDGTLLQDTKGVVKVKFTEGIRHRIYGDESELPKIEKEPLFFETHLNESSLAVFKVVLPDLPDMENFTRYYKIELNYGGEDRELYTTYPYREPKKIENPEEEKEKEWFKVDVQRPKDTWSLKIGQEYQVTLNSSRPLNYFVYNIIGRGNVLHTERVELSEPQKVYNITLTPSFITSPNGRIYVYYVDDTGEFRYAEESFHVEVELQNQINVTAPEEVKPGAEVELEIKTAPQSFVGLLAVDKSVLLLGNNNDLRHDTFNWRLSRYDTSTPWQGGYSYYPGERSGVVTMTNANFFYNRTAPVYYPRKTKLRGVMRKTGVLHSVQTTSAAFGAAAPVADAVGGFAETAAAAPAAPVVRRNFVETWLFEDIEETKSEIFKWVRKIPDTITSWVLTAFAVHPEKGLAVTNDQLNIKTFQPFFVSIRLPYSVKRGEVISVPALVFNYLPKQLDVEVVLNNEDNEYEFVDVSNEVIDEQKRSQTVRVGANAAAGVSFLVRPKIIGNILLKFTAISPVAGDAVHKTLKVVPEGVTEYRNRAFFVNLKDAGEHKDSFELELPEDIVPDSQHVEFGLVGDLLGPVIKNLERLLHLPSGCGEQTMSKLVPNYLVHDYLKSIKKLTPELDARIKRNLEQGYQHMFHYRHDDGSYSSFGPGKWREEDPDRNGSTWLTAYVLRSFSQIKDIIKVDEKQLEQGFEFLLTRQAENGSFTETGEYFYGSTRSGLTLTANALLALLEQEKPNQEAIDKAVAYLSANTNEKESVELLPRAIATYALQKAKAPDAAKHVAAIKALAKTEDDRTWWSDDVEKLRPGRCGRWWCWIWSHDIEITSYALLTLLEEESPESVLDSIRWLVAQRNSYGGFASTQDTVTGLQALIQFAKKSGYEAAKWDLSVSNQGQREKTEKLTVNEENDLLLQTVEFPQGTKSLTYEAKGTGAALVQISYQYNIVEKDPKPSFKIQTIIKPETTKSKLELSVCVEYVEEGKAKASNMAILEVSLPSGYTVEEDSFKEIQEIERVRLVETKNDDSVVVIYFESLPKGELKCVPIEAFKTHAVANQKPSPVVLYDYYDNNKKATDYYQVESKLCDICEGDDCTAKC from the exons ATGGCGGAACTAGTCAAGTGTGAGGG TCAATACACTATCGTTGGACCTGGAACTATACACTCGCATCGTGATTACAATGTGGCTGTTGCCGTTCACAATACTAAGGAGCCAGTCACACTGAAAGTTGGCATTACAGGACCTTCGCACAATGAGACACAAACAGTGGAGCTCGCCAAGCCCGATGAGTTCAAGCAGATTACCTTCAGTTTGCCCCCGCTGAAGTCTGGTGACTATAATCTTACAGCGGAGGGTGTGTCGGGATTGGAGttcaaaaatactacaaagcTGGAGTGGGCTGAGTTCAAGGCCTATGTAAAGATACAAACCGACAAGGGAAAGTATAAGCCAGGCGATACTATCAACTATCGTGTGCTCTTCTTAGATGAGAACTTGAAGCCAGATAAGGCCGATGATAATGTGGTCGTGTGGTTCGAGGACTCAAAGCGTAATCGTATTAAGGAGGAAAAACACATCAAGACGCGAAGTGGTGTCTATACAGGCAAATTTGTACTCTCTGAATTTGCCACATTGGGCAGCTGGTCACTTATTGCTCAGAATGGAGGATCCTACTATTCAGATGAGCGCGTTTACTTTGATGTGGAGAAGTATGTTCTGCCGAAGTACTCGATTAGTATGGACGCCACGCAGTCAGTGTCGGTCAAGGATGGTGACATGCAGGTCGTGGTCCGAGCCAA ttaCACCTACGGCAAGCCGGTGAACGGAAAAGTTCTACTTAATTTGCATACGGATGAGTCGAGCACATGGAGCAATGTGGATGGAAAGACAGTGCGCACAGATACTCCCGGTTATGCCATCATCAGGACTGCAGATATGGTCAACGGCAAGGCAAAGTTTGATATAAATGTGAAAGAATTCGAAAATCATTTGCCCTACAAGACCTCGGCGACGTATGCTCAGATTTTGGCTACTGTTGAGGAGGACTTTACCGGTGTGAAGCTCAATGAAACTGGTGGTACTTTGATCTATCCCTACCGCTACGAGATGACGTGCACGGATTACAGTAGCTGCTACTCATTTGTTCCCGACAAGGAGcatgaaattattttcaagaTCACACTCGTAGATGGTACTCTTCTGCAGGACACTAAAGGTGTGGTAAAG GTCAAATTCACCGAGGGTATACGTCATAGAATATATGGGGATGAGTCGGAATTGCCTAAGATCGAGAAGGAACCCTTGTTCTTTGAGACTCACCTCAACGAATCAAGTTTGGCTGTTTTCAAGGTCGTCTTACCTGATCTACCAGACATGGAGAATTTCACACGTTACTACAAGATCGAGCTGAATTATGGCGGCGAAGATCGTGAACTTTACACCACCTATCCCTACAGGGAGcccaaaaaaattgaaaacccTGAAGAGGAAAAGGAGAAGGAATGGTTCAAGGTTGATGTGCAGAGACCCAAGGACACCTGGAg TCTTAAGATTGGGCAGGAGTATCAGGTTACTCTGAATTCGAGCAGACCCCTCAACTACTTTGTGTACAATATTATTGGACGTGGCAATGTGCTACACACGGAACGTGTGGAGCTCAGTGAACCCCAGAAGGTTTACAATATCACTCTGACGCCATCATTTATCACATCACCCAATGGTCGCATTTATGTTTACTATGTGGATGACACTGGTGAATTCCGTTACGCTGAGGAGAGTTTCCACGTCGAGGTGGAACTCCAGAACCAGATCAATGTTACTGCTCCGGAGGAGGTGAAACCAGGCGCAGAAGTTGAGTTGGAGATCAAGACGGCTCCTCAGTCGTTTGTTGGTCTATTGGCTGTGGATAAGAGCGTCTTGCTAttgggcaacaacaatgatctGAGACATGATACGTTCAACTGGCGTCTAAGTCGCTACGACACAAGCACTCCTTGGCAAGGTGGTTACTCCTATTATCCTGGTGAACGCAGCGGAGTTGTCACAATGACGAACGCTAATTTCTTTTACAATCGTACGGCGCCCGTTTATTACCCACGTAAGACGAAATTAC GTGGTGTCATGCGCAAGACAGGTGTCTTACATAGTGTCCAAACCACCAGTGCCGCCTTCGGTGCAGCTGCTCCCGTGGCCGACGCAGTTGGCGGTTTTGCTgaaactgcagcagctgcacctGCGGCGCCTGTGGTCCGCAGGAACTTTGTGGAAACGTGGCTGTTTGAAGACATTGAGGAGACCAAATCCGAGATTTTCAAGTGGGTCAGGAAGATTCCCGATACCATTACAAGCTGGGTGCTCACCGCTTTTGCTGTGCATCCCGAGAAGGGACTGGCCGTAACCAATGATCAACTGAACATTAAGACATTCCAGCCATTCTTTGTATCCATTCGCTTGCCCTACTCCGTGAAGCGTGGCGAAGTCATCAGTGTGCCCGCCCTGGTCTTCAACTACCTACCCAAGCAGCTGGACGTGGAGGTTGTACTCAACAACGAGGACAATGAATACGAGTTTGTGGATGTCTCCAACGAAGTTATTGACGAACAGAAGCGTTCGCAGACAGTACGAGTGGGTGCCAACGCTGCAGCTGGTGTTTCCTTCCTGGTGCGTCCCAAGATCATTGGCAACATACTGCTCAAGTTTACGGCCATTTCCCCTGTGGCAGGCGATGCTGTGCACAAGACTCTGAAGGTGGTGCCTGAAGGTGTTACAGAGTACAGAAACCGCGCTTTCTTCGTCAATCTGAAGGATGCTGGTGAGCACAAAGATAGCTTTGAACTGGAATTGCCAGAAGATATTGTACCGGACTCACAGCATGTGGAATTTGGCTTAGTCGGCGATCTGCTTGGTCCCGTGATTAAGAATCTAGAGCGTCTGCTGCATTTGCCCAGCGGCTGTGGTGAGCAGACAATGTCCAAGTTGGTACCCAACTATCTGGTGCATGACTACCTGAAGAGCATTAAGAAGCTGACACCCGAGCTGGACGCTCGCATTAAGCGTAACTTGGAGCAGGGCTATCAACACATGTTCCATTATCGTCACGACGATGGCAGCTATAGCTCGTTTGGTCCCGGCAAGTGGCGCGAGGAGGATCCAGATCGCAATGGATCCACCTGGCTGACTGCCTATGTGTTACGTTCGTTTAGCCAGATCAAGGACATCATTAAGGTGGACGAGAAACAACTGGAACAAGGCTTTGAGTTCCTACTCACTCGCCAGGCCGAGAACGGCAGCTTTACTGAGACAGGCGAATACTTCTATGGCTCAACCCGTTCAGGACTTACGCTCACGGCCAACGCACTGCTCGCCTTGTTGGAACAGGAGAAGCCCAACCAAGAGGCTATTGACAAGGCTGTTGCCTATTTGAGCGCCAATACTAATGAAAAAGAATCGGTAGAGCTTTTGCCTCGAGCCATTGCCACCTATGCTCTGCAGAAGGCCAAGGCCCCGGATGCTGCCAAGCATGTGGCGGCGATTAAGGCCCTAGCCAAGACTGAAGATGATCGTACTTGGTGGTCCGACGATGTGGAGAAGCTGAGGCCCGGTAGATGTGGTCGCTGGTGGTGCTGGATCTGGAGTCACGACATCGAAATCACCTCATACGCACTGCTCACATTGCTCGAAGAGGAGTCTCCCGAGTCGGTACTCGATTCGATCCGTTGGCTGGTGGCTCAGCGTAATAGCTACGGTGGTTTTGCCTCCACTCAGGATACAGTGACCGGTCTGCAGGCTCTGATTCAGTTCGCCAAGAAGTCTGGTTATGAGGCAGCCAAGTGGGATCTGAGCGTTTCCAATCAAGGCCAGCGCGAAAAGACCGAGAAGCTTACTGTCAACGAGGAGAATGATTTGTTGCTCCAAACCGTAGAGTTTCCCCAGGGCACCAAGTCATTGACTTATGAGGCCAAGGGCACGGGTGCAGCCTTGGTTCAAATCAGCTATCAGTATAATATCGTCGAAAAGGATCCAAAGCCGAGTTTCAAGATTCAAACGATCATTAAGCCAGAGACCACCAAGTCAAAGCTGGAGTTGAGCGTGTGCGTGGAGTACGTAGAAGAGGGCAAAGCGAAGGCTTCCAATATGGCCATATTGGAAGTATCACTGCCCTCCGGCTACACTGTCGAAGAGGACAGCTTTAAGGAGATCCAGGAGATTGAGCGCGTCAGG CTGGTTGAAACCAAGAATGACGACTCTGTGGTGGTCATCTATTTTGAGAGCCTGCCTAAGGGTGAGCTCAAGTGCGTGCCCATCGAAGCGTTCAAGACCCACGCAGTAGCCAATCAGAAGCCCTCTCCAGTCGTTCTCTATGACTACTACGATAACAACAAGAAAGCCACTGATTACTATCAGGTGGAATCGAAACTTTGCGATATCTGTGAAGGCGACGATTGTACCGCCAAGTGTTAG
- the LOC133834998 gene encoding murinoglobulin-1 isoform X1, producing MAELVKCEGQYTIVGPGTIHSHRDYNVAVAVHNTKEPVTLKVGITGPSHNETQTVELAKPDEFKQITFSLPPLKSGDYNLTAEGVSGLEFKNTTKLEWAEFKAYVKIQTDKGKYKPGDTINYRVLFLDENLKPDKADDNVVVWFEDSKRNRIKEEKHIKTRSGVYTGKFVLSEFATLGSWSLIAQNGGSYYSDERVYFDVEKYVLPKYSISMDATQSVSVKDGDMQVVVRANYTYGKPVNGKVLLNLHTDESSTWSNVDGKTVRTDTPGYAIIRTADMVNGKAKFDINVKEFENHLPYKTSATYAQILATVEEDFTGVKLNETGGTLIYPYRYEMTCTDYSSCYSFVPDKEHEIIFKITLVDGTLLQDTKGVVKVKFTEGIRHRIYGDESELPKIEKEPLFFETHLNESSLAVFKVVLPDLPDMENFTRYYKIELNYGGEDRELYTTYPYREPKKIENPEEEKEKEWFKVDVQRPKDTWSLKIGQEYQVTLNSSRPLNYFVYNIIGRGNVLHTERVELSEPQKVYNITLTPSFITSPNGRIYVYYVDDTGEFRYAEESFHVEVELQNQINVTAPEEVKPGAEVELEIKTAPQSFVGLLAVDKSVLLLGNNNDLRHDTFNWRLSRYDTSTPWQGGYSYYPGERSGVVTMTNANFFYNRTAPVYYPRGVMRKTGVLHSVQTTSAAFGAAAPVADAVGGFAETAAAAPAAPVVRRNFVETWLFEDIEETKSEIFKWVRKIPDTITSWVLTAFAVHPEKGLAVTNDQLNIKTFQPFFVSIRLPYSVKRGEVISVPALVFNYLPKQLDVEVVLNNEDNEYEFVDVSNEVIDEQKRSQTVRVGANAAAGVSFLVRPKIIGNILLKFTAISPVAGDAVHKTLKVVPEGVTEYRNRAFFVNLKDAGEHKDSFELELPEDIVPDSQHVEFGLVGDLLGPVIKNLERLLHLPSGCGEQTMSKLVPNYLVHDYLKSIKKLTPELDARIKRNLEQGYQHMFHYRHDDGSYSSFGPGKWREEDPDRNGSTWLTAYVLRSFSQIKDIIKVDEKQLEQGFEFLLTRQAENGSFTETGEYFYGSTRSGLTLTANALLALLEQEKPNQEAIDKAVAYLSANTNEKESVELLPRAIATYALQKAKAPDAAKHVAAIKALAKTEDDRTWWSDDVEKLRPGRCGRWWCWIWSHDIEITSYALLTLLEEESPESVLDSIRWLVAQRNSYGGFASTQDTVTGLQALIQFAKKSGYEAAKWDLSVSNQGQREKTEKLTVNEENDLLLQTVEFPQGTKSLTYEAKGTGAALVQISYQYNIVEKDPKPSFKIQTIIKPETTKSKLELSVCVEYVEEGKAKASNMAILEVSLPSGYTVEEDSFKEIQEIERVRLVETKNDDSVVVIYFESLPKGELKCVPIEAFKTHAVANQKPSPVVLYDYYDNNKKATDYYQVESKLCDICEGDDCTAKC from the exons ATGGCGGAACTAGTCAAGTGTGAGGG TCAATACACTATCGTTGGACCTGGAACTATACACTCGCATCGTGATTACAATGTGGCTGTTGCCGTTCACAATACTAAGGAGCCAGTCACACTGAAAGTTGGCATTACAGGACCTTCGCACAATGAGACACAAACAGTGGAGCTCGCCAAGCCCGATGAGTTCAAGCAGATTACCTTCAGTTTGCCCCCGCTGAAGTCTGGTGACTATAATCTTACAGCGGAGGGTGTGTCGGGATTGGAGttcaaaaatactacaaagcTGGAGTGGGCTGAGTTCAAGGCCTATGTAAAGATACAAACCGACAAGGGAAAGTATAAGCCAGGCGATACTATCAACTATCGTGTGCTCTTCTTAGATGAGAACTTGAAGCCAGATAAGGCCGATGATAATGTGGTCGTGTGGTTCGAGGACTCAAAGCGTAATCGTATTAAGGAGGAAAAACACATCAAGACGCGAAGTGGTGTCTATACAGGCAAATTTGTACTCTCTGAATTTGCCACATTGGGCAGCTGGTCACTTATTGCTCAGAATGGAGGATCCTACTATTCAGATGAGCGCGTTTACTTTGATGTGGAGAAGTATGTTCTGCCGAAGTACTCGATTAGTATGGACGCCACGCAGTCAGTGTCGGTCAAGGATGGTGACATGCAGGTCGTGGTCCGAGCCAA ttaCACCTACGGCAAGCCGGTGAACGGAAAAGTTCTACTTAATTTGCATACGGATGAGTCGAGCACATGGAGCAATGTGGATGGAAAGACAGTGCGCACAGATACTCCCGGTTATGCCATCATCAGGACTGCAGATATGGTCAACGGCAAGGCAAAGTTTGATATAAATGTGAAAGAATTCGAAAATCATTTGCCCTACAAGACCTCGGCGACGTATGCTCAGATTTTGGCTACTGTTGAGGAGGACTTTACCGGTGTGAAGCTCAATGAAACTGGTGGTACTTTGATCTATCCCTACCGCTACGAGATGACGTGCACGGATTACAGTAGCTGCTACTCATTTGTTCCCGACAAGGAGcatgaaattattttcaagaTCACACTCGTAGATGGTACTCTTCTGCAGGACACTAAAGGTGTGGTAAAG GTCAAATTCACCGAGGGTATACGTCATAGAATATATGGGGATGAGTCGGAATTGCCTAAGATCGAGAAGGAACCCTTGTTCTTTGAGACTCACCTCAACGAATCAAGTTTGGCTGTTTTCAAGGTCGTCTTACCTGATCTACCAGACATGGAGAATTTCACACGTTACTACAAGATCGAGCTGAATTATGGCGGCGAAGATCGTGAACTTTACACCACCTATCCCTACAGGGAGcccaaaaaaattgaaaacccTGAAGAGGAAAAGGAGAAGGAATGGTTCAAGGTTGATGTGCAGAGACCCAAGGACACCTGGAg TCTTAAGATTGGGCAGGAGTATCAGGTTACTCTGAATTCGAGCAGACCCCTCAACTACTTTGTGTACAATATTATTGGACGTGGCAATGTGCTACACACGGAACGTGTGGAGCTCAGTGAACCCCAGAAGGTTTACAATATCACTCTGACGCCATCATTTATCACATCACCCAATGGTCGCATTTATGTTTACTATGTGGATGACACTGGTGAATTCCGTTACGCTGAGGAGAGTTTCCACGTCGAGGTGGAACTCCAGAACCAGATCAATGTTACTGCTCCGGAGGAGGTGAAACCAGGCGCAGAAGTTGAGTTGGAGATCAAGACGGCTCCTCAGTCGTTTGTTGGTCTATTGGCTGTGGATAAGAGCGTCTTGCTAttgggcaacaacaatgatctGAGACATGATACGTTCAACTGGCGTCTAAGTCGCTACGACACAAGCACTCCTTGGCAAGGTGGTTACTCCTATTATCCTGGTGAACGCAGCGGAGTTGTCACAATGACGAACGCTAATTTCTTTTACAATCGTACGGCGCCCGTTTATTACCCAC GTGGTGTCATGCGCAAGACAGGTGTCTTACATAGTGTCCAAACCACCAGTGCCGCCTTCGGTGCAGCTGCTCCCGTGGCCGACGCAGTTGGCGGTTTTGCTgaaactgcagcagctgcacctGCGGCGCCTGTGGTCCGCAGGAACTTTGTGGAAACGTGGCTGTTTGAAGACATTGAGGAGACCAAATCCGAGATTTTCAAGTGGGTCAGGAAGATTCCCGATACCATTACAAGCTGGGTGCTCACCGCTTTTGCTGTGCATCCCGAGAAGGGACTGGCCGTAACCAATGATCAACTGAACATTAAGACATTCCAGCCATTCTTTGTATCCATTCGCTTGCCCTACTCCGTGAAGCGTGGCGAAGTCATCAGTGTGCCCGCCCTGGTCTTCAACTACCTACCCAAGCAGCTGGACGTGGAGGTTGTACTCAACAACGAGGACAATGAATACGAGTTTGTGGATGTCTCCAACGAAGTTATTGACGAACAGAAGCGTTCGCAGACAGTACGAGTGGGTGCCAACGCTGCAGCTGGTGTTTCCTTCCTGGTGCGTCCCAAGATCATTGGCAACATACTGCTCAAGTTTACGGCCATTTCCCCTGTGGCAGGCGATGCTGTGCACAAGACTCTGAAGGTGGTGCCTGAAGGTGTTACAGAGTACAGAAACCGCGCTTTCTTCGTCAATCTGAAGGATGCTGGTGAGCACAAAGATAGCTTTGAACTGGAATTGCCAGAAGATATTGTACCGGACTCACAGCATGTGGAATTTGGCTTAGTCGGCGATCTGCTTGGTCCCGTGATTAAGAATCTAGAGCGTCTGCTGCATTTGCCCAGCGGCTGTGGTGAGCAGACAATGTCCAAGTTGGTACCCAACTATCTGGTGCATGACTACCTGAAGAGCATTAAGAAGCTGACACCCGAGCTGGACGCTCGCATTAAGCGTAACTTGGAGCAGGGCTATCAACACATGTTCCATTATCGTCACGACGATGGCAGCTATAGCTCGTTTGGTCCCGGCAAGTGGCGCGAGGAGGATCCAGATCGCAATGGATCCACCTGGCTGACTGCCTATGTGTTACGTTCGTTTAGCCAGATCAAGGACATCATTAAGGTGGACGAGAAACAACTGGAACAAGGCTTTGAGTTCCTACTCACTCGCCAGGCCGAGAACGGCAGCTTTACTGAGACAGGCGAATACTTCTATGGCTCAACCCGTTCAGGACTTACGCTCACGGCCAACGCACTGCTCGCCTTGTTGGAACAGGAGAAGCCCAACCAAGAGGCTATTGACAAGGCTGTTGCCTATTTGAGCGCCAATACTAATGAAAAAGAATCGGTAGAGCTTTTGCCTCGAGCCATTGCCACCTATGCTCTGCAGAAGGCCAAGGCCCCGGATGCTGCCAAGCATGTGGCGGCGATTAAGGCCCTAGCCAAGACTGAAGATGATCGTACTTGGTGGTCCGACGATGTGGAGAAGCTGAGGCCCGGTAGATGTGGTCGCTGGTGGTGCTGGATCTGGAGTCACGACATCGAAATCACCTCATACGCACTGCTCACATTGCTCGAAGAGGAGTCTCCCGAGTCGGTACTCGATTCGATCCGTTGGCTGGTGGCTCAGCGTAATAGCTACGGTGGTTTTGCCTCCACTCAGGATACAGTGACCGGTCTGCAGGCTCTGATTCAGTTCGCCAAGAAGTCTGGTTATGAGGCAGCCAAGTGGGATCTGAGCGTTTCCAATCAAGGCCAGCGCGAAAAGACCGAGAAGCTTACTGTCAACGAGGAGAATGATTTGTTGCTCCAAACCGTAGAGTTTCCCCAGGGCACCAAGTCATTGACTTATGAGGCCAAGGGCACGGGTGCAGCCTTGGTTCAAATCAGCTATCAGTATAATATCGTCGAAAAGGATCCAAAGCCGAGTTTCAAGATTCAAACGATCATTAAGCCAGAGACCACCAAGTCAAAGCTGGAGTTGAGCGTGTGCGTGGAGTACGTAGAAGAGGGCAAAGCGAAGGCTTCCAATATGGCCATATTGGAAGTATCACTGCCCTCCGGCTACACTGTCGAAGAGGACAGCTTTAAGGAGATCCAGGAGATTGAGCGCGTCAGG CTGGTTGAAACCAAGAATGACGACTCTGTGGTGGTCATCTATTTTGAGAGCCTGCCTAAGGGTGAGCTCAAGTGCGTGCCCATCGAAGCGTTCAAGACCCACGCAGTAGCCAATCAGAAGCCCTCTCCAGTCGTTCTCTATGACTACTACGATAACAACAAGAAAGCCACTGATTACTATCAGGTGGAATCGAAACTTTGCGATATCTGTGAAGGCGACGATTGTACCGCCAAGTGTTAG